From one Lycium ferocissimum isolate CSIRO_LF1 chromosome 5, AGI_CSIRO_Lferr_CH_V1, whole genome shotgun sequence genomic stretch:
- the LOC132058059 gene encoding EPIDERMAL PATTERNING FACTOR-like protein 6: MKGKFCCFLLIIFALCLACVRSRPLAPNQQSLQNKLSTNEGNMSTEVQGQVKEEEENSSVSKEEKVMLGSSPPSCEHKCYGCMPCEAIQVPTNTGRVGVQYTNYEPEGWKCKCGPALYTP; the protein is encoded by the exons ATGAAGGGTAAATTTTGCTGTTTTCTCTTAATCATATTTGCACTTTGTTTAGCCTGTGTTAGAAGCAGGCCTTTGGCACCAAATCAACAATCTCTTCAGAACAAATTGAGTACAAATGAG GGAAATATGAGCACTGAAGTACAAGGACAagtgaaggaagaagaagaaaatagtaGTGTGAGTAAAGAAGAGAAGGTAATGCTAGGATCAAGTCCACCAAGCTGTGAGCACAAATGCTATGGATGTATGCCTTGTGAAGCCATACAAGTACCTACTAACACGGGTCGAGTTGGAGTTCAGTACACTAATTACGAACCTGAAGGTTGGAAATGCAAGTGCGGGCCTGCACTTTACACTCCTTAG
- the LOC132058603 gene encoding uncharacterized protein LOC132058603 yields MTQTRSKNGKRGRPAKVNRNLGGANVDNGNDAGNQAPPPAPPASAVPVAGVPEIGTMQTAIQMLTALVVAQQQRGGVGPHGGGRFKQFLDLKPPEFFGSREVDDPQHFLDETFKALRAMDAQDSEAVRLASYQLKDVAHVWFEMWESERGDTALAPTWAEFEEAFMERFLSDEERIAMATKFEKLEQGNKSVREYSLEFTRPSNLVAMSPTCTFSSLVGFAEQQESWKNEERVDRDQNKKARSAGGFSGNNYRGGQSKGYSAPAQSGAYSHASVPSGRQGQKNNNNSKFSQGSSRPPGWEERICHHCGIRGHIKRECRKWLREVAAMNNQKNVPSVSAFARNPPAGNDNNNNHNARNNGKGKEVANTSGGGTARLYGLTRREAAEASDAVVTGILTICSHDAYSLIDPGSNLSYVTPYFALDMGMKSEPLLEPFAVDTPSGVPVIASRVYRNCVVVIKGRETMADLYELEMVDFDVIMGMDWLSACYANVDCRHKLVRFAFPEEPVIVWEGEIAKPKGRFISYLKAHKMITKGCIYHLVAVNDTKAVVPEFASVPIVSDYPKVFPEDLPGIPPDRVIDFGIDVIPDTQPISIPPYRMAPAELRELKDQLKDLLDKGFIRPSSSPWGAPVLFVRKKDGSLRMCVDYRQLNRVTIKNKYPLPRIDDLFDQLQGAKFFSKIDLRSGYHQLKIKEEDIPKTAFRTRYGHFEFLVMSFGLTNAPAAFMDLMNRVFKPYLDRFIIVFIDDILVYSKNREDHANHLRITLTTLEENELYAKFSKCEFWLDSVAFLGHVVTGDGIKVDPQKIAAVKDWPRPTSATEIRSFLGLANYYRKFVEGFSSIASPLTKLTQKTAKFQWSEACERSFQELKTRLTSAPILTLPSGSGGYVVYCDASRIGLGCVLMQNGKVIAYASRQLKKHEKNYPTHDLELAAVVFALKIWRHYLYGEHCDVFTDHKSLQYIFKQRELNLRQRRWLELLKDYDLNILYHPGKANVVADALSRKSMGTLAYLRAHEIPMGKEIRRLASLGVRLDETENGELVGITPSRSDIIERIKFKQYDDELLAKPRDGVERDYAKLYLKEIVRLHGVPTSIISDRGTQFTAHFWQTFQEGLGTRVKLSTAFHPQTDGQAENYSNFGGYVACLCNRFWRKLG; encoded by the exons ATGACTCAGACGCGATCCAAAAATGGTAAACGAGGACGTCCCGCAAAAGTTAACCGAAATCTTGGGGGCGCGaatgttgataatggaaatgATGCTGGAAACCAAGCACCACCCCCAGCACCGCCTGCTTCTGCTGTTCCTGTTGCGGGTGTGCCTGAGATTGGTACTATGCAGACGGCCATTCAAATGTTGACTGCTTTGGTTGTGGCTCAACAACAGCGTGGAGGTGTGGGACCTCATGGTGGTGGCAGATTTAAGCAGTTCCTAGACTTAAAGCCaccagagttctttgggtcacgaGAGGTGGACGACCCCCAACACTTTTTAGATGAGACCTTTAAGGCATTGAGGGCAATGGATGCCCAGGATTCAGAAGCTGTGAGGCTTGCTTCGTATCAGTTGAAGGATGTTGCTCACGTatggtttgagatgtgggaATCTGAGAGAGGTGACACTGCTTTAGCTCCGACATGGGCTGAATTTGAAGAGGCGTTCATGGAAAGGTTTTTGTCTGATGAGGAAAGAATTGCTATGGCTACGAAGTTTGAAAAGCTAGAGCAGGGTAATAAGTCGGTTCGTGAGTATAGTCTGGAGTTCACTCGTCCGTCAAA tcttgttgctatgtctcctacttgcACTTTCTCATCTCTGGTCGGGTTTGCTGAACAAcaagaaagttggaaaaatgaagagagggTGGATCGAGATCAAAACAAGAAGGCCCGATCGGCGGGTGGTTTCAGTGGTAATAATTATAGGGGAGGGCAGAGTAAAGGGTATTCTGCACCTGCTCAGTCTGGAGCTTATTCGCATGCTAGTGTGCCTTCTGGTAGGCAAGGCcagaaaaacaataataatagtaagTTTTCGCAGGGAAGTAGTCGCCCGCCAGGGTGGGAAGAGCGTATTTGTCATCATTGTGGGATTAGAGGCCACATCAAGAGGGAATGCAGAAAGTGGCTACGTGAGGTGGCTGCTATGAATAACCAAAAGAATGTTCCGTCTGTTTCTGCATTTGCTAGAAATCCGCCTGCTGGTAatgataacaataataatcataatgCTCGTAACAAcggcaaaggaaaggaagttgcTAATACCTCTGGTGGAGGGACAGCTCGACTTTATGGGCTGACTCGTAGGGAGGCAGCTGAGGCTTCTGACgctgtggttacaggtatccttaccatctgttctcatgatgcttactcattgattgatccgggttcaaatttatcctatgtgactccttattttgctcttgataTGGGTATGAAATCCGAACCTTTGTTGGAACCCTTTGCTGTTGATACACCTTCGGGTGTTcctgttattgcttctagagtgtatagaaattgtgttgttgtgattaaagGCCGTGAGACCATGGCtgatttgtatgaacttgagatggtggattttgatgtaattatggggatggactggttgtctgcgtgttatgctaatgtggattgtcgtCATAAGTTAGTTCGTTTCGCCTTTCCCGAGGAGCCTGTTATTGTGTGGGAGGGTGAAATTGCTAAGCCAaaaggtagatttatttcctatcttaaggctcataagatgattactaaggggtgtatttaccatttagttGCTGTGAATGATACAAAAGCCGTAGTACCCGAATTTGCATCTGTTCCCATAGTCAGTGATTATCCCAAAGTATTTCCTGAAGATCTTCCTGGTATTCCTCCTGATagggttattgattttgggattgacGTTATCCCCGACacccaacctatttctattccaccttatcgtatggctccagcGGAGCTAAGGGAATTGAAGGatcaattgaaggacttgttggataagggcttcatccgaccaagttcctcaccttggggtgctccagtcttgtttgttaggaagaaggatggttccctGAGAATGTGTGTTGACTACCGTCAGCTTAATAGagtgaccattaagaataagtatcccttgcctaggatagatgatttgttcgaccaacttcagggtgctaagttcttttcgAAGATTGACCTGAGGTCTGGATATCATCAATTGAAGATAAAAGAGGAGGATATCCCGAAAACTGCTTTCCGTACTCGttatgggcactttgagtttTTAGTCATGTCGTTTGGCTTGACTAATGCGCCTGctgcattcatggatttgatgaaccgtgTTTTTAAGCCGTATCTAGACCgattcattattgtgtttattgatgacattttggtgtactcTAAGAATCGTGAAGATCATGCTAATCATTTGAGGATAACTTTGACAACACTTGAGGAGAACGAGctgtatgcaaaattctctaagtgtgaattctggcttgaTTCTGTGGctttcttgggccatgtggtgaCCGGGGACGGCATTAAAGTAGACCCTCAGAAAATTGCAGCAGTGAaggattggcctagacccactAGTGCAACGGAaattcgtagtttcttgggtttggcaaatTACTACAGGAAATTCGTGGAAGGTTTTTCATCTATTGCCTCgccattgactaagttgacgcagaagactgctaagtttcagtggtctgaAGCTTGTGAAAGgagtttccaagagcttaagacaaggttgacttcggctcctATTTTGACGTTACCTTCGGGGTCTGGtggatatgtggtgtattgcgatgcttctagaattggtttgggttgtgtgttgatgcaaaacggtaaggtgattgcttatgcgtcgcgtcagttgaagaagcatgagaagaactatccgactcatgacttagagttggccgctgtggtatttgctttgaaaatttggcgtcattacctgtatggtgagcattgtgatgtttttactgatcacaagagtctgcagtatatcttcaaacaaagagagttgaatctcagacagaggaggtggttggagttgttgaaagattatgacttgaacattttgtatcatcctggtaaagCTAATGTGGTTGCTGATGCTTTGAGCAGGAAATCTATGGGCACGTTGGCTTATTTGCGTGCACATGAAATCCCCATGGGGAAGGAAATTCGAAGGCTTGCTAGTCTTGGGGTCAGACTTGATGAAACTGAAAATGGAGAGTTAGTGGGAATCACGCCATCACGGTCTGATATTATAGAAAGGATTAAATTcaagcaatatgatgatgaacttttggCAAAGCCGAGAGATGGAGTAGAaaggg attatgccaagttataTTTGAAGGAGATTGTTAGGTTGCATGGTGTTCCGACATCCATCATATCTGACAGAGGTACGCAATTTACTGCTCATTTCTGGCAGacgtttcaagaaggtttggggactagAGTGAAACTGAGCactgcctttcatcctcaaactgacgGGCAAGCAGAGAACTATTCAaactttggaggatatgttgcgtGCTTGTGCAATcgattttggaggaagttgggatga